In Gammaproteobacteria bacterium (ex Lamellibrachia satsuma), a single genomic region encodes these proteins:
- the ychF gene encoding redox-regulated ATPase YchF, with translation MGFKCGIVGLPNVGKSTLFNALTKATIAAENYPFCTIDPNVGVVPLPDSRLDVIAEIVKPQNILPTTMQFVDIAGLVAGASKGEGLGNKFLANIRETDAVAQVVRCFENDDVVHVAGKINPLADIEVINTELALADLESVEKALDKTARQAKTGDKKILARKALLERVRDHLDEGRAVRSMALLDDELLELRDLFLLTIKPVFYIANVDEEGFENNPHLDSVREIAEAEGADVVPVCAAIEAEIVELDEEDREAFLTDLGLDEPGLNRVVRAGYHLLGLETYFTAGEKEVRAWTISASATAPQAAGVIHTDFERGFIRAEVIAYNDFVEFGGEQGARDAGRLRSEGKEYVVKDGDVIHFRFNV, from the coding sequence ATGGGATTTAAATGTGGCATCGTGGGCCTGCCGAATGTCGGCAAATCCACCCTCTTCAACGCACTGACCAAAGCGACTATTGCGGCGGAAAACTATCCGTTCTGTACTATTGATCCCAATGTAGGGGTGGTTCCGCTGCCTGATTCCCGGCTCGATGTGATTGCAGAAATCGTCAAGCCGCAGAATATTCTTCCTACCACGATGCAATTCGTCGATATTGCCGGCTTGGTTGCCGGGGCTTCCAAAGGTGAAGGGCTGGGAAATAAATTCCTGGCAAATATCCGTGAGACCGATGCAGTTGCCCAAGTCGTGCGCTGTTTTGAGAATGACGACGTGGTCCATGTTGCCGGTAAGATCAACCCATTGGCAGATATCGAGGTGATCAATACGGAGTTGGCGCTGGCCGATCTCGAATCCGTTGAGAAGGCACTGGACAAGACTGCCCGCCAGGCGAAGACCGGAGATAAAAAAATACTGGCGCGTAAGGCACTGTTGGAGCGTGTTCGTGATCACCTGGATGAAGGCCGTGCGGTACGCTCCATGGCGCTTTTGGACGATGAGTTGCTGGAACTGCGGGATCTGTTTCTGCTCACCATCAAGCCGGTGTTCTACATCGCCAACGTCGATGAAGAGGGCTTCGAGAACAATCCGCATCTGGACAGTGTTCGTGAGATTGCAGAAGCTGAGGGTGCCGATGTGGTGCCGGTCTGTGCTGCCATCGAGGCGGAGATCGTAGAGCTGGACGAGGAGGACCGGGAGGCGTTTCTGACGGATTTGGGTCTGGATGAGCCGGGACTGAATCGGGTGGTGCGGGCAGGCTATCATCTCCTGGGGCTGGAGACCTACTTCACCGCAGGTGAAAAAGAGGTGCGAGCCTGGACCATCTCAGCCAGCGCGACGGCGCCCCAAGCAGCCGGCGTGATTCACACCGACTTTGAGCGGGGTTTCATACGCGCCGAGGTCATTGCCTACAACGATTTTGTCGAGTTCGGGGGCGAGCAGGGCGCCAGAGATGCAGGCCGGCTGCGCTCGGAAGGCAAGGAGTATGTGGTCAAGGATGGGGATGTCATCCACTTCCGATTTAATGTCTGA
- a CDS encoding STAS domain-containing protein, with the protein MAIIAKTSGDGRLVRILINGRFDFSQHANFRNAYTIEDASYRRYEIDLSNTSYMDSSALGMLLVLRERAGGDKADITLIGFNDEVGQILNISRFDNLFKLERPQAA; encoded by the coding sequence ATGGCGATTATTGCAAAAACTTCAGGTGATGGACGGCTTGTCCGGATATTGATCAATGGGCGCTTTGATTTTTCGCAGCATGCGAATTTTCGCAATGCCTATACGATAGAGGATGCCTCTTACCGTCGTTATGAGATCGATCTGTCGAATACCTCCTACATGGATAGTTCCGCCTTGGGTATGTTGCTGGTGCTACGCGAGCGTGCAGGTGGAGATAAAGCGGATATTACGCTCATAGGCTTCAATGATGAGGTCGGACAGATTCTGAACATCTCGCGTTTTGATAATCTTTTTAAACTCGAAAGACCCCAGGCAGCTTAG
- a CDS encoding STAS domain-containing protein: MSISKSLSTDGAKVTITVAGRFDFSTHQDFIKAYKEQPKGEKEYVVDLSHAEYMDSSAMGMLLQLREHSSKKPGSVVLVNGNEAIQDILRIANFSALFTIQ; encoded by the coding sequence ATGTCGATTAGCAAATCTCTTTCAACTGACGGTGCAAAGGTGACGATTACCGTTGCTGGAAGGTTTGATTTTTCAACTCACCAGGATTTCATCAAGGCCTACAAGGAACAGCCAAAAGGTGAGAAGGAATATGTCGTGGATCTCTCCCACGCAGAATATATGGATAGCTCCGCGATGGGAATGTTGCTGCAGTTGCGGGAGCATAGCAGCAAAAAACCGGGCAGTGTGGTGCTGGTAAATGGTAATGAAGCGATCCAGGATATCCTGAGGATCGCCAATTTTTCCGCCTTGTTCACTATCCAGTAA
- a CDS encoding chemotaxis protein: MKAEYLKTHWIPYLASVVLFVAVLALGSGWFEAGAFVTLTALWGVQHRRLYQADRDKARTLSATEGGSALASEMQGLADDLQTGVSGLTGSLEHELSQIRSLVGDAVGTLQGSFNGINDQSQAQLDMVHAMLANVADNIENENGRVSFAEFAHETDKVLRFFVNHVVEISQNTMYMVETIEDMASQMDKADALLNDVKMIADQTNLLALNAAIEAARAGEAGRGFAVVADEVRKLSQRSNRFNDEIRGVIVGSRDSISEAKNSVAKLATKDMTFAIQSKSKVDEMMEQIGQMNESTALHLSQVSEMSGRINYLVGDAVRSLQFEDIVRQLAGYSEHHIGRLNEIFRRVQSDIDGMMQDPAGSVGTFAVKMGQLRVMIHEEFSQEQAHKPVDQASMDEGDVELF; the protein is encoded by the coding sequence GGGTTCAGGTTGGTTTGAAGCGGGTGCTTTTGTGACGCTGACGGCCTTATGGGGAGTACAGCATCGCCGACTCTATCAAGCGGATCGGGACAAGGCGCGAACCCTGAGTGCAACCGAAGGTGGATCAGCACTTGCTTCCGAAATGCAGGGATTGGCAGATGATCTGCAAACCGGTGTCAGTGGTCTGACGGGGTCACTGGAGCATGAGTTGAGTCAGATTCGATCGCTGGTTGGCGATGCCGTCGGTACCCTGCAAGGCAGTTTCAATGGCATAAATGATCAATCCCAGGCCCAGTTGGACATGGTTCACGCGATGTTGGCCAATGTTGCGGACAATATCGAAAATGAGAACGGGCGGGTGTCGTTTGCGGAATTTGCCCATGAGACGGACAAGGTTTTGCGGTTTTTTGTCAATCATGTTGTCGAGATCAGCCAAAACACCATGTATATGGTGGAAACCATCGAGGATATGGCATCCCAGATGGATAAGGCCGATGCGCTGCTGAACGATGTCAAAATGATTGCCGATCAGACCAACCTGCTGGCGCTGAATGCGGCCATAGAAGCAGCTCGCGCCGGAGAGGCTGGACGGGGGTTTGCGGTGGTGGCTGACGAGGTGCGCAAGCTCTCGCAGCGTTCGAACCGTTTCAACGACGAGATACGTGGAGTCATTGTCGGTTCCCGCGATAGTATTTCCGAAGCCAAGAATTCGGTGGCAAAGCTTGCCACCAAGGATATGACTTTTGCGATTCAGTCCAAATCCAAGGTTGATGAGATGATGGAGCAGATCGGTCAGATGAATGAAAGCACTGCTTTGCATCTCTCTCAAGTCTCCGAGATGTCCGGCCGGATCAACTACTTGGTGGGCGACGCGGTACGCTCGTTGCAGTTTGAAGACATTGTTCGGCAATTAGCGGGTTATAGTGAACACCATATTGGACGCCTGAATGAGATTTTCAGGCGTGTACAGTCAGACATTGATGGCATGATGCAGGATCCGGCTGGCAGTGTCGGGACTTTTGCAGTGAAAATGGGGCAGTTGCGGGTCATGATCCATGAAGAATTCTCGCAGGAACAGGCGCACAAGCCGGTGGATCAGGCATCCATGGACGAGGGTGATGTGGAGTTATTTTAG
- a CDS encoding ankyrin repeat domain-containing protein, whose amino-acid sequence MTNVERLFEACESGCLNEVMSLIAPRFLFVSLASKVEINTIDKNGNAPLHIASKNGHNTIVKILIDKGADENLTNKNGDTPLNWALIKGHEDVAEFIIGKGADINAANKHANPPLHKALEFKRRNIAELLINKGADVNAVDRNGKTALLWASMQGFEDIVKLVLQKGVDLNASDKYGNTPVYMALKGGHKNIENLLVSKGAVVESHIKDTVEEEMPQPNERNSGGDVFMMPIGDGLFGACRVIRRGDPAKRHLNDWMEVTENGILVTLTAWMGTAQPDISEPKLREPLRKTFGDWNGETELIWVTKPLPAEFICIGKLQPTAEELKLNSNENSGWYWLLDMVAEQCKWEKESKKGDATEIDPNIKETMITEYLDETLFYASEGGNLAEITAAIHGGANSNAHNGVNTALMMAARNGHIEALKLLLDAGADPNITNSAGDTALRWAGENSDIIEILREVTDLTKEKSIFEFPLMKQRE is encoded by the coding sequence ATGACTAATGTTGAAAGACTTTTTGAAGCATGTGAATCGGGGTGTCTAAATGAAGTGATGAGTCTGATAGCCCCGAGATTCTTATTTGTAAGCCTCGCGTCAAAGGTCGAGATAAATACAATTGATAAGAATGGTAATGCTCCGCTGCACATTGCGTCAAAGAATGGCCATAATACAATCGTTAAGATACTCATTGACAAGGGCGCCGATGAAAATCTCACGAACAAGAATGGCGACACCCCACTGAATTGGGCATTAATCAAAGGCCATGAGGATGTTGCTGAGTTTATCATTGGAAAAGGCGCTGATATTAATGCCGCAAATAAGCATGCTAACCCTCCACTACACAAGGCTCTGGAGTTTAAACGCAGAAACATTGCAGAACTGCTTATTAACAAAGGTGCAGATGTGAACGCGGTGGATAGGAATGGCAAGACTGCGCTTCTGTGGGCGTCGATGCAAGGCTTTGAAGATATTGTAAAACTTGTTCTACAAAAAGGCGTAGATTTAAATGCATCTGACAAGTATGGCAATACTCCGGTGTACATGGCATTGAAGGGTGGCCACAAAAATATCGAAAATCTCCTCGTTAGCAAAGGTGCAGTTGTAGAGAGTCATATTAAAGACACGGTGGAAGAAGAGATGCCTCAGCCTAATGAGCGAAACTCTGGTGGAGACGTGTTTATGATGCCTATTGGAGACGGTCTCTTTGGTGCGTGTCGAGTGATTCGTAGAGGCGACCCAGCCAAACGACATCTGAATGATTGGATGGAAGTAACGGAAAATGGCATTCTCGTTACCCTGACTGCTTGGATGGGAACAGCGCAACCAGATATTTCCGAACCAAAATTGAGGGAGCCGTTGCGCAAGACCTTCGGGGATTGGAATGGTGAAACCGAATTAATTTGGGTTACAAAACCACTTCCTGCTGAGTTCATATGCATCGGAAAGCTACAACCAACCGCTGAAGAATTGAAGCTGAATAGTAACGAAAATTCAGGCTGGTATTGGCTTTTGGATATGGTTGCAGAACAATGCAAGTGGGAAAAAGAAAGTAAAAAAGGAGATGCAACTGAAATCGATCCTAACATAAAAGAAACAATGATTACTGAGTATTTAGATGAAACACTTTTTTACGCATCAGAAGGTGGAAATCTTGCAGAAATCACTGCTGCAATCCATGGGGGAGCTAATTCCAATGCTCATAATGGAGTAAATACCGCACTTATGATGGCTGCACGAAATGGCCATATAGAAGCGTTAAAGCTTCTTCTTGATGCAGGTGCTGACCCAAACATTACGAATAGTGCAGGAGATACTGCACTCCGATGGGCAGGAGAGAACTCAGATATTATAGAAATACTTCGGGAGGTTACTGACTTAACAAAGGAAAAATCTATTTTTGAATTTCCTCTTATGAAACAACGAGAATGA